From Deinococcota bacterium, the proteins below share one genomic window:
- a CDS encoding FAD-binding oxidoreductase, translating into MGDPLWDVAVVGAGVAGCTLAFELAGRGRSVALLEAGRVGAQGASSVPLALLNPNRGRSAKASSFDRRALQATWALISALEAEGFDSGAHRTGVLRVASSARQAR; encoded by the coding sequence ATGGGTGACCCCCTGTGGGATGTCGCGGTGGTCGGCGCGGGCGTCGCGGGCTGCACGCTCGCCTTCGAGCTCGCGGGGCGCGGCCGCAGCGTGGCCCTGCTCGAGGCCGGGCGCGTAGGCGCGCAGGGCGCCTCGTCGGTGCCGCTGGCGCTGTTGAACCCCAACCGCGGCCGCAGCGCCAAGGCCAGTTCTTTCGACCGGCGCGCGCTTCAGGCGACCTGGGCGCTGATTAGCGCGCTCGAGGCCGAAGGCTTCGACTCCGGCGCCCACCGCACGGGCGTCTTGCGGGTAGCTTCGAGCGCGCGGCAGGCCAGG